One stretch of Micromonospora echinospora DNA includes these proteins:
- the urtB gene encoding urea ABC transporter permease subunit UrtB: protein MTVLFGQLFTGISIGAVLLLIALGLALTFGQMNVINMAHGEFIMAGAYTTYVLQQSITGAGLSLLVALPVAFVVAGTMGVLLEILLIRRLYARPLDTLLVTWGVSLMLQQLARDIFGSPNVQTRAPDLLTGNVAVPGGLTVANNRLFILALALAAVAALTLALRFTPLGRRIRAVVQNRDLAAVSGIPTTRVDRTTFFLGSGLAGLAGVALTLLGPIGPTMGTNLIIDAFLVVVVGGIGQLKGSVIVAFALGVLQATGEYLTTLSVAKVIVFVAIVAFLQWRPQGLFTLRTRSLA from the coding sequence GTGACAGTCCTCTTCGGTCAACTCTTCACCGGCATCAGCATCGGCGCGGTGCTGCTGCTCATCGCGCTCGGGCTGGCGCTGACCTTCGGCCAGATGAATGTCATCAACATGGCGCACGGCGAATTCATCATGGCCGGCGCCTACACCACGTACGTGCTGCAACAGAGCATCACCGGCGCCGGCCTGTCGCTGCTGGTCGCGCTGCCGGTGGCGTTCGTGGTCGCCGGCACGATGGGGGTGCTGCTGGAGATCCTGCTGATCCGCCGGCTCTACGCCCGTCCCCTGGACACCCTGCTGGTCACCTGGGGCGTGTCCCTGATGCTGCAACAGCTCGCCCGGGACATCTTCGGCAGTCCGAACGTGCAGACCCGCGCGCCGGACCTGCTCACCGGCAACGTGGCGGTGCCCGGCGGGCTGACGGTCGCCAACAACCGGCTGTTCATCCTGGCCCTCGCCCTGGCCGCCGTCGCCGCCCTCACTCTGGCGCTGCGGTTCACCCCGTTGGGGCGCCGGATCCGCGCGGTCGTGCAGAACCGCGACCTCGCCGCGGTGTCCGGCATCCCCACCACCCGGGTCGACCGGACGACCTTCTTTCTCGGCTCGGGCCTGGCCGGGCTCGCCGGGGTGGCGCTCACCCTCCTCGGCCCGATCGGCCCGACCATGGGCACCAACCTGATCATCGACGCCTTCCTGGTCGTCGTGGTCGGCGGGATCGGTCAGCTCAAGGGCAGCGTGATCGTCGCCTTCGCCCTCGGGGTCCTCCAGGCCACCGGGGAGTACCTCACGACCCTCAGCGTCGCCAAGGTGATCGTCTTCGTGGCGATCGTCGCGTTCCTCCAGTGGCGGCCACAGGGCCTGTTCACCCTGCGGACCAGGAGCCTCGCATGA
- the urtA gene encoding urea ABC transporter substrate-binding protein translates to MTLVAAAAMTACGSKTSDEGGAAGVTADVSGNTVKVGLLNSLSGTMAISEVTVRDSIMLAVEEINAAGGVLGKKIQPVGEDGASDWPTFAEKAEKLISEDRVAAVFGCWTSASRKAVKPVFEKNKALLFYPVQYEGLEQSPYIFYTGATTNQQIVPGLDYLKAQGTKSVYLVGSDYVFPRTANKIIKAYAAANGMTVVGEDYAPLGSTEFGTIVNKVKSSGAKAVFNTLNGDSNVAFFKEYKSAGLTAAAMPVVSVSIAEEEVKSIGTQYLEGQLTAWNYYQTTPGAANGKFVAAYKAKYGADKPTSDPMEAAYVSVYLWKAMVEKAGAFDVEKVRGASDGITFDAPEGLVTVDGKTQHIAKTARIGKVGADGLITEVWNSGKPIAPDPYLKTYPWASGLS, encoded by the coding sequence ATGACCCTCGTCGCCGCGGCGGCCATGACCGCGTGCGGCAGCAAGACCAGTGACGAGGGCGGCGCGGCCGGCGTCACCGCCGACGTCTCCGGCAACACCGTCAAGGTGGGCCTGCTCAACTCGCTCTCCGGCACCATGGCGATCAGCGAGGTCACCGTCCGCGACTCCATCATGCTCGCCGTCGAGGAGATCAACGCGGCCGGCGGCGTCCTCGGCAAGAAGATCCAGCCGGTCGGGGAGGACGGCGCCTCGGACTGGCCCACCTTCGCGGAGAAGGCCGAGAAGCTCATCTCCGAGGACCGGGTCGCAGCCGTTTTCGGGTGCTGGACGTCGGCCAGCCGTAAGGCGGTCAAGCCGGTGTTCGAGAAGAACAAGGCGCTGCTGTTCTACCCGGTGCAGTACGAGGGTCTGGAACAGTCGCCCTACATCTTCTACACGGGCGCGACGACCAACCAGCAGATCGTCCCCGGGCTCGACTACCTCAAGGCCCAGGGGACGAAGTCGGTCTACCTGGTCGGCAGCGACTACGTCTTCCCGCGGACGGCAAACAAAATCATCAAGGCGTACGCGGCGGCGAACGGGATGACAGTGGTCGGCGAGGATTACGCGCCGCTCGGGTCCACCGAATTCGGCACGATCGTCAACAAGGTCAAGTCGTCCGGCGCGAAGGCGGTCTTCAACACCCTCAACGGCGACAGCAACGTGGCGTTCTTCAAGGAGTACAAGTCGGCCGGCCTGACCGCCGCCGCGATGCCGGTGGTGTCGGTGTCCATCGCCGAGGAGGAGGTAAAGAGCATCGGCACCCAGTACCTGGAGGGGCAACTGACCGCCTGGAACTACTACCAGACCACGCCCGGCGCGGCGAACGGCAAGTTCGTGGCCGCGTACAAGGCGAAGTACGGCGCGGACAAGCCGACGAGCGACCCGATGGAGGCCGCCTACGTCAGCGTCTACCTGTGGAAGGCGATGGTCGAGAAGGCCGGCGCGTTCGACGTCGAGAAGGTCCGCGGCGCCTCCGACGGAATCACCTTCGACGCGCCGGAGGGCCTGGTCACCGTCGACGGCAAGACCCAGCACATCGCCAAGACCGCCCGCATCGGCAAGGTCGGCGCGGACGGCCTGATCACCGAGGTGTGGAACTCCGGCAAGCCGATCGCGCCGGACCCGTACCTCAAGACCTATCCGTGGGCGAGCGGCCTGAGCTGA
- a CDS encoding substrate-binding domain-containing protein has protein sequence MSAPAPPWLTVDRAVVSIALVYPMRGPAGMFGPTCELCAQLAVEEINAGGGVLGREVRLVPLDGGAPPAEVAAQVEALVSMGAVQGVTGWHISSVRQALAPRVAHRVPYVYTALYEGGERTEGVYLTSETPDAQLWPAMRLLAGEQGVRRWFVVGNDYVWPRRTARAAQRYALRGGGRVVGQAFLPLETHDFDDVLRRIERSAADAVVMLLVGADAVRFNRAFARAAMDQRCLRLSTLMDENMLLASGAGATRRLYSTAGFFAGLVTQENLDFHGEFARRFGVEAPPLGSLGESCYEGVMLLAALIGQARTLDVRAIETAADTVAYHGPRGRLQLRRRHVRQRIYLAEADGLDFTVLAQL, from the coding sequence ATGTCCGCGCCGGCACCGCCGTGGCTCACAGTCGATCGGGCCGTGGTCAGCATCGCGCTGGTGTACCCGATGCGCGGGCCGGCGGGAATGTTCGGCCCGACCTGCGAACTCTGTGCCCAGCTCGCGGTCGAGGAGATCAACGCCGGTGGCGGGGTGCTGGGCCGCGAGGTGCGGCTGGTGCCCCTCGACGGTGGCGCCCCGCCGGCCGAGGTGGCCGCCCAGGTGGAGGCGCTGGTGTCGATGGGCGCCGTGCAGGGCGTGACCGGCTGGCACATCTCTTCGGTGCGGCAGGCGCTCGCGCCCCGGGTCGCGCACCGCGTGCCGTACGTCTACACCGCCCTGTACGAGGGCGGTGAGCGTACCGAAGGGGTCTATCTGACAAGCGAGACGCCGGACGCGCAACTGTGGCCCGCGATGCGGCTGCTCGCGGGGGAGCAGGGCGTGCGCCGCTGGTTTGTGGTCGGCAACGACTACGTGTGGCCCCGGCGTACCGCGCGGGCGGCCCAGCGGTACGCGCTGCGCGGCGGTGGTCGCGTGGTGGGGCAGGCGTTCCTGCCGTTGGAGACGCACGACTTCGACGACGTGTTGCGCCGGATCGAGCGCAGCGCGGCCGACGCCGTGGTGATGCTGCTCGTCGGCGCGGACGCGGTGCGGTTCAACAGGGCGTTCGCGCGTGCCGCGATGGACCAGCGCTGCCTGCGGCTGAGCACCCTGATGGACGAGAACATGCTGCTGGCCAGCGGGGCGGGCGCGACGCGGCGGCTCTACAGCACGGCGGGCTTCTTCGCCGGCCTCGTGACGCAGGAGAACCTGGACTTCCACGGCGAGTTCGCCCGCCGGTTCGGGGTGGAGGCGCCGCCGCTGGGCAGCCTGGGGGAGTCCTGCTACGAGGGCGTGATGCTGCTCGCCGCCCTGATCGGGCAGGCCCGCACCCTCGACGTACGGGCGATCGAGACGGCTGCCGACACGGTGGCGTACCACGGGCCGCGCGGTCGGCTGCAGCTGCGTCGACGGCACGTGCGCCAGCGGATCTACCTCGCCGAGGCCGACGGTCTCGACTTCACAGTGCTCGCCCAGCTCTGA
- a CDS encoding MarR family winged helix-turn-helix transcriptional regulator, with translation MSDVPGAPADLLRSLTRAERLLSRRLAAVLADDDLTTEAWRVLCLLADGQGHPMSEVSAEASLPPGTLTKLVDQLVDRNLVFRRIDPLDRRRIRAYLTARGRREHARLDERVRTSLAEADVPADTALLDHLAELIARLDPAGRRDIAEAAGLRR, from the coding sequence ATGTCAGACGTGCCCGGGGCGCCAGCCGATCTGCTGCGCTCGCTCACCCGCGCCGAACGGCTGCTCTCCCGCCGGTTGGCCGCCGTGCTGGCCGACGACGACCTGACCACGGAGGCGTGGCGGGTGCTCTGCCTGCTCGCCGACGGTCAGGGCCATCCGATGAGCGAGGTGTCCGCCGAGGCGTCGTTGCCGCCGGGGACCCTCACCAAGCTGGTCGACCAGCTCGTCGACCGTAACCTCGTGTTCCGGCGGATCGACCCGCTGGACCGCCGGCGTATCCGGGCCTACCTGACCGCCCGGGGCCGCCGCGAGCACGCCCGCCTCGACGAGCGGGTCCGCACCAGCCTCGCCGAGGCGGACGTACCGGCCGACACCGCCCTGCTCGACCACCTCGCCGAGCTGATCGCCCGCCTCGACCCGGCGGGCCGCCGCGACATCGCCGAGGCGGCCGGCCTTCGCCGTTGA
- a CDS encoding urease accessory protein UreD, whose amino-acid sequence MRAHARLVARADGRGGTVLAELRGETPLLLRQTPGSGGVATVYVVGGAAGPLAGDDLRLEIDVGPGAAVRVHTVAASVALPGRPGVVSRMAVNAVVHDGGALHWLPEQLVAAAGCAHLAESRVELAAGARLTWRDEVICGRYGEAPGGAVVHTRVDYDGRPLLRQSLAVGPGAPGWAGPAVLGGAPATGSLLVVDPSLPHETATVEGTLARLPLAGGTATLWTATAPDAHTLRAHLEGDPLLTEVD is encoded by the coding sequence ATGCGCGCGCACGCCCGGCTGGTGGCCCGGGCCGACGGCCGGGGCGGCACGGTCCTCGCCGAGCTGCGCGGTGAGACGCCGCTGCTGCTGCGACAGACGCCCGGCAGCGGTGGTGTCGCGACCGTGTACGTCGTCGGCGGTGCGGCCGGCCCGCTTGCCGGCGACGACCTGCGGCTGGAGATCGACGTGGGACCGGGGGCGGCGGTGCGGGTACACACCGTCGCCGCCTCGGTCGCCCTGCCCGGCCGGCCCGGCGTCGTGTCGCGGATGGCGGTCAACGCCGTGGTGCACGACGGCGGCGCACTGCACTGGCTGCCCGAGCAACTGGTCGCCGCGGCCGGCTGCGCCCACCTCGCCGAGTCCCGGGTCGAGCTGGCCGCCGGGGCGAGGCTGACCTGGCGCGACGAGGTGATCTGCGGCCGGTACGGCGAGGCGCCGGGCGGCGCGGTCGTCCACACCCGGGTCGACTACGACGGCCGGCCGCTGCTGCGCCAGTCGCTTGCCGTGGGACCGGGCGCGCCCGGCTGGGCCGGCCCCGCGGTGCTCGGCGGCGCGCCGGCCACCGGGTCACTGCTGGTGGTGGACCCGTCGCTTCCCCACGAGACCGCGACTGTCGAGGGCACCCTCGCCCGGCTGCCCCTGGCAGGCGGTACGGCGACACTGTGGACAGCCACCGCTCCCGACGCGCACACGCTGCGCGCCCACCTCGAAGGCGACCCGCTGCTCACCGAGGTGGATTGA
- the ureG gene encoding urease accessory protein UreG yields the protein MRPDTVVPAATPTAGRNPAPHDETVPHTHPEPGVDPHPPLARAGRALRVGIGGPVGSGKTALVAALCRAFAGELRLGVVTNDIYTTEDADFLKRAGVLDPARIRAVETGCCPHTAIRDDIGANLDAVDELAEAVGPLDLVLVESGGDNLTATFSRGLVDRQIFVVDVAGGDKVPRKGGPGVTSADLLVINKTDLAPMVGADLAVMDRDARARRGDLPTVFLSIVGDPAAGRVADWIRHELAHHAALHPAAARGGPA from the coding sequence TTGCGTCCTGACACCGTTGTGCCGGCCGCTACGCCCACTGCCGGCCGGAATCCTGCCCCGCACGACGAGACCGTTCCGCACACCCACCCCGAACCGGGGGTGGACCCGCATCCGCCGCTGGCCCGAGCCGGCCGGGCGCTGCGCGTCGGCATCGGCGGGCCGGTCGGGTCCGGCAAGACCGCCCTGGTGGCGGCCCTGTGCCGGGCGTTCGCCGGTGAGCTGCGACTCGGCGTGGTCACCAACGACATCTACACGACCGAGGACGCCGACTTCCTCAAGCGGGCCGGCGTGCTGGACCCGGCCCGGATCCGCGCCGTGGAGACCGGTTGCTGCCCGCACACCGCCATCCGGGACGACATCGGGGCCAACCTCGACGCCGTGGACGAGTTGGCCGAGGCGGTCGGCCCGCTGGACCTGGTGCTGGTCGAGAGCGGCGGGGACAACCTGACCGCCACGTTCAGCCGGGGCCTGGTGGACCGGCAGATATTCGTGGTCGACGTGGCCGGCGGGGACAAGGTGCCTCGCAAGGGCGGACCCGGGGTGACGTCCGCCGACCTGCTCGTGATCAACAAGACCGACCTGGCCCCCATGGTGGGCGCGGACCTGGCCGTCATGGACCGGGACGCGCGGGCCCGGCGCGGCGACCTGCCGACCGTGTTCCTGTCGATCGTCGGCGACCCGGCGGCGGGGCGGGTCGCCGACTGGATCCGCCACGAACTGGCCCACCACGCGGCTCTGCACCCGGCCGCCGCGCGGGGCGGCCCGGCCTGA
- a CDS encoding urease accessory protein UreF translates to MATSSLLLLLADGRFPAGAHAHSGGLEAAVASGRVTDLATLEAFLAGRLATAGLVGAAFAAAAHRAVTSAGSAVRGSTLALLDAELDARTAAPALRTVSRRQGRALLRAGRAIWPQASFDDLPSTPGGPHQPLVLGLLCAAADLSRAETATVAAHWTVTGAASAAVRLLGLDPYQVQALLVGLADLCDGTAAEAARAADDPPERLPAAAAPLADIHAEAHATWEVRLFAS, encoded by the coding sequence ATGGCGACGTCGAGCCTGCTCCTGCTGCTGGCCGACGGTCGCTTCCCGGCCGGCGCGCACGCCCACTCAGGCGGCCTGGAGGCGGCCGTCGCCTCCGGCCGGGTCACCGACCTGGCCACGTTGGAGGCGTTCCTGGCCGGTCGGCTGGCCACCGCCGGGCTGGTCGGTGCGGCGTTCGCGGCGGCGGCGCACCGGGCGGTGACCTCGGCCGGCTCCGCCGTACGCGGGTCCACGCTGGCGTTGCTCGACGCGGAGCTGGACGCCCGGACGGCGGCACCGGCGCTGCGCACGGTGTCCCGTCGCCAGGGACGGGCTCTGCTGCGCGCGGGCCGGGCCATCTGGCCGCAGGCGTCCTTCGACGACCTGCCCTCCACACCTGGCGGACCGCACCAGCCGTTGGTGCTCGGGCTGCTCTGCGCCGCCGCCGACCTGAGCCGCGCCGAGACCGCCACGGTCGCCGCCCACTGGACGGTGACCGGTGCGGCCAGTGCGGCCGTACGCCTGCTCGGCCTCGACCCGTACCAGGTCCAGGCCCTGCTGGTCGGTCTCGCCGATTTGTGCGACGGCACCGCCGCCGAGGCGGCCCGGGCCGCCGACGATCCACCCGAGCGGCTGCCCGCGGCGGCCGCTCCTCTTGCCGACATCCATGCCGAAGCTCATGCCACCTGGGAGGTGCGTCTCTTTGCGTCCTGA
- a CDS encoding urease subunit alpha — MSAVRRDRYIDLYGPTTGDRIRLADTSLLIEVETDHCVGGDEAVFGGGKVIRESMGQSRATRAEGALDTVITGAVVLDHWGVVKADVGLRDGRIVALGRAGNPDTMPGVHPELVIGPATEVIAGNGRILTAGAVDTHVHFICPEIVTEALASGITTLVGGGTGPAEGTRATTVTPNAWHLARMHEALDTLPVNVLLLGKGNTVSQEALWEQLRAGAGGFKLHEDWGTTPAAIDACLRVADASGVQVSIHTDTLNEAGFVADTLRAIAGRAIHSYHTEGAGGGHAPDIITVAGEPNVLPSSTNPTRPYTANTLAEHLDMLMVCHHLNPSVPEDLAFAESRIRPSTMAAEDLLHDLGAISIIGSDAQAMGRVGEVILRTWQSAHVMKERVGALPGDGAADNHRARRYVAKYTICAAMANGLDREIGSVEPGKLADLVLWDPAFFGVRPHLVLKGGMIAYAQMGDANASIPTPQPVLPRPMFGAYGAAASATSLAFVAPAALDAGLRLDVRRRVVPVADVRSRGKADLPENDAMPRIEVDPDTFTVRIDGQAVEPDPVPRLPMAQRYFLF, encoded by the coding sequence GTGAGCGCCGTGCGGCGGGACCGCTACATCGACCTGTACGGACCGACCACCGGCGACCGCATCCGGCTGGCCGACACGAGCCTGCTGATCGAGGTGGAGACCGACCACTGCGTGGGCGGCGACGAGGCGGTCTTCGGCGGCGGGAAGGTGATCCGCGAGTCGATGGGCCAGTCGCGGGCGACCCGCGCCGAGGGCGCCCTCGACACCGTCATCACCGGTGCGGTGGTGCTCGACCACTGGGGCGTGGTCAAGGCCGACGTGGGCCTGCGCGACGGGCGGATCGTGGCGCTGGGCCGGGCCGGCAACCCGGACACCATGCCCGGCGTCCATCCCGAACTGGTCATCGGCCCGGCCACCGAGGTCATCGCCGGCAACGGCCGGATCCTCACGGCCGGCGCCGTCGACACGCACGTGCACTTCATCTGCCCGGAGATCGTCACCGAGGCGCTGGCCAGCGGCATCACCACACTCGTCGGCGGCGGCACCGGCCCCGCCGAGGGCACCCGGGCCACGACTGTCACCCCGAACGCCTGGCACCTGGCCCGCATGCACGAGGCGCTGGACACGCTGCCGGTCAACGTGCTGCTGCTCGGCAAGGGCAACACCGTCTCGCAGGAGGCGCTGTGGGAGCAGTTGCGCGCCGGCGCGGGCGGTTTCAAGCTGCACGAGGACTGGGGCACCACACCGGCGGCGATCGACGCCTGCCTGCGGGTGGCGGACGCCTCCGGGGTGCAGGTGTCCATTCACACCGACACCCTCAACGAGGCCGGATTCGTGGCCGACACGCTGCGGGCGATCGCCGGCCGGGCCATCCACTCGTACCACACCGAGGGCGCGGGAGGCGGGCACGCGCCGGACATCATCACGGTGGCCGGCGAGCCCAACGTTCTGCCGTCGTCGACCAACCCGACCCGGCCGTACACCGCCAACACGCTCGCCGAGCACCTGGACATGCTGATGGTCTGCCACCATCTCAACCCGTCCGTGCCGGAGGACCTGGCCTTCGCCGAGAGCCGCATCCGACCGTCCACGATGGCCGCCGAGGACCTGCTGCACGACCTCGGCGCGATCTCCATCATCGGCTCCGACGCCCAGGCGATGGGCCGGGTGGGCGAGGTGATCCTGCGAACCTGGCAGAGCGCGCACGTCATGAAGGAGCGGGTCGGCGCGCTGCCGGGCGACGGCGCGGCCGACAACCACCGGGCCCGCCGGTACGTGGCGAAGTACACCATCTGCGCGGCGATGGCGAACGGGCTGGACCGGGAGATCGGCTCGGTCGAGCCGGGCAAGCTGGCCGACCTGGTGCTGTGGGATCCGGCGTTCTTCGGCGTACGACCGCACCTGGTGCTCAAGGGCGGCATGATCGCGTACGCCCAGATGGGTGACGCCAACGCGTCCATCCCGACGCCGCAGCCGGTGCTGCCGCGCCCGATGTTCGGGGCGTACGGTGCCGCGGCGTCGGCCACCAGCCTGGCGTTCGTCGCGCCGGCCGCCCTCGACGCGGGGCTGCGCCTCGACGTGCGGCGACGGGTGGTGCCCGTCGCGGACGTGCGCTCGCGGGGCAAGGCCGACCTGCCGGAGAACGACGCGATGCCCCGGATCGAGGTGGACCCGGACACCTTCACGGTGCGGATCGACGGCCAGGCGGTGGAGCCGGACCCGGTGCCACGCCTGCCGATGGCCCAGCGGTACTTCCTGTTCTGA
- a CDS encoding urease subunit beta — protein MIPGEILPAAGPVEINVGRPVTTVVVVNTADRPVQVGSHYHFAEANPALMFDRAVAWGQRLAVPAGTSVRFEPGVSRNVELVPLGGARVVPGLRGECAGPLDEAPPTAPETDAPETDAPASGAPTTDGPAR, from the coding sequence GTGATCCCCGGGGAGATCCTGCCGGCGGCCGGCCCGGTCGAGATCAACGTGGGTCGGCCGGTGACCACAGTGGTCGTGGTCAACACCGCCGACCGTCCGGTGCAGGTCGGCTCGCACTACCACTTCGCCGAGGCCAACCCGGCCCTGATGTTCGACCGGGCCGTCGCCTGGGGTCAGCGTCTCGCCGTTCCGGCGGGCACCTCGGTCCGGTTCGAGCCGGGCGTGAGCCGCAACGTCGAGCTGGTCCCGCTCGGCGGCGCACGCGTCGTGCCCGGTCTGCGCGGCGAGTGCGCCGGCCCGCTGGACGAAGCGCCACCGACCGCGCCGGAAACAGACGCGCCGGAAACAGACGCGCCGGCGAGCGGGGCGCCGACGACCGACGGGCCGGCGCGGTGA
- a CDS encoding urease subunit gamma, producing MFLSPHEQDRLLVHVAADVARRRRERGLRLNYPEAVAIIVAFLLEGARDGRSVVDLMSAGRTVLGREDVQDGIPEMLREVQVEATFPDGTKLVTVHHPIP from the coding sequence GTGTTCCTCAGCCCGCACGAGCAGGACCGCCTGCTCGTCCACGTCGCGGCCGACGTCGCTCGCCGCCGCCGCGAGCGCGGCCTGCGACTCAACTATCCCGAAGCCGTCGCGATCATCGTCGCCTTCCTGCTCGAAGGGGCCCGCGACGGGCGGTCGGTGGTCGACCTCATGTCCGCCGGCCGGACTGTGCTCGGCCGCGAGGACGTCCAGGACGGCATCCCCGAAATGCTGAGGGAGGTGCAGGTGGAGGCGACGTTCCCGGACGGTACCAAGCTCGTGACGGTGCACCACCCGATCCCGTGA
- a CDS encoding cyclic nucleotide-binding domain-containing protein, producing the protein MHDYGDSGLVAHLPQDEWCRVQDTGIPVRFEPRAVLLRQGDTTQHVHVVLAGCVKIVRSERDGSRAMLTLRSAGSTIIPTVRTSYSLSTSRESPKSLGALAIPGPW; encoded by the coding sequence ATGCATGACTACGGTGACTCTGGACTCGTTGCACATCTACCGCAGGACGAGTGGTGCCGGGTACAGGACACGGGAATCCCCGTACGCTTCGAGCCCCGCGCCGTACTGCTGCGCCAAGGCGACACCACCCAGCACGTGCACGTGGTCCTGGCTGGCTGCGTAAAGATCGTGCGATCGGAGCGTGACGGTAGCCGCGCAATGCTCACGCTGCGGTCCGCTGGCTCTACCATCATCCCGACCGTCCGGACGAGCTACTCACTATCAACTTCGAGGGAATCGCCGAAAAGTTTGGGGGCGTTGGCGATTCCCGGTCCCTGGTGA
- a CDS encoding TIGR02452 family protein: MSGRLREIARQTVAIAESGRYRNGAGDEVVIGGAVRTAVAGTRHYLPDEVLAVGSAEPGAGKVEVTYESTLQAAYRLGPGAACLVFASAKNPGGGFLGGAKAQEESIARSSALYPCLLAAPDFYAFHRGQRDLRYSDRVIYSPAVPVFRDDKGNLLDQPYTTSFLTAAAPNLGAIVRNQPEHAADVPVVLARRARRVLEVAAAHGRRTIVLGAWGCGVFRNDPATVAGTFADALRVVDQFDHVVFAIRDGLPGTPVYRTFVERLPGSAVDSAGGNDRR; encoded by the coding sequence ATGAGTGGCCGTCTTCGTGAGATTGCTCGGCAGACGGTGGCGATCGCCGAGTCGGGGCGCTATCGCAATGGCGCAGGTGATGAGGTCGTCATCGGCGGGGCAGTACGTACCGCGGTCGCCGGCACTCGTCATTACCTGCCGGACGAGGTGCTCGCGGTGGGAAGCGCGGAGCCCGGTGCCGGCAAGGTGGAGGTGACGTACGAGTCGACGTTGCAGGCGGCGTACCGGCTTGGGCCTGGTGCGGCGTGTCTGGTGTTCGCGTCGGCGAAAAACCCGGGTGGCGGGTTCCTGGGCGGGGCGAAGGCGCAGGAGGAGAGTATCGCTCGCTCGTCGGCGCTGTACCCGTGTCTACTTGCCGCACCGGATTTTTATGCATTCCATCGCGGGCAGCGGGATCTGCGTTACAGCGACAGGGTGATCTACTCCCCGGCCGTGCCGGTGTTCCGGGACGACAAGGGCAACCTGCTCGACCAGCCATACACGACGTCGTTTCTGACGGCTGCGGCGCCGAACCTCGGTGCGATCGTGCGTAACCAGCCCGAGCATGCTGCGGATGTGCCGGTGGTGCTGGCCCGGCGTGCCCGGCGGGTGCTGGAGGTCGCTGCTGCGCACGGGCGTCGAACGATCGTGTTGGGCGCGTGGGGGTGCGGGGTGTTCCGCAACGATCCCGCTACGGTGGCCGGCACGTTCGCCGACGCGCTGCGGGTGGTCGACCAGTTCGACCACGTGGTGTTCGCTATCCGCGACGGCTTGCCGGGCACACCCGTGTATCGCACGTTCGTGGAACGCCTTCCAGGAAGTGCCGTGGACTCGGCGGGTGGTAACGATCGACGGTGA
- a CDS encoding dihydrofolate reductase family protein: MAKLIYVNNVSLDGYMEDERGAFAWLPMDDEVFVVYTDLLRSVGTFLYGRRLYEAMAVWETDAALAAQSDLMSDFASAWQAARKVVYSTTLAAVSTADTRLERRFDPAEVHELKATASSDLTVGGAHLAAQALEAGLVDECQLFVWPVVVGGGKPSLPTGMRVDLELLDERRFRNGVVHLRYRPLGQ, encoded by the coding sequence GTGGCGAAGCTGATCTATGTGAATAACGTGTCGCTTGACGGCTACATGGAGGACGAACGCGGCGCGTTCGCCTGGTTGCCGATGGACGACGAGGTGTTCGTTGTCTACACCGATCTCCTGCGGTCCGTGGGGACGTTCCTCTACGGGCGGCGGCTGTACGAGGCGATGGCCGTCTGGGAAACCGACGCCGCTCTGGCCGCGCAGTCCGACCTCATGTCCGACTTCGCAAGCGCCTGGCAGGCAGCGAGAAAGGTCGTGTACTCCACGACCCTCGCCGCCGTGTCGACCGCCGACACCCGACTCGAACGCCGCTTCGACCCCGCCGAAGTACACGAACTGAAGGCCACGGCCAGCAGCGATCTCACCGTTGGAGGTGCACACCTCGCGGCGCAGGCTCTTGAGGCCGGGCTGGTCGACGAGTGCCAACTGTTCGTCTGGCCCGTGGTCGTCGGCGGAGGTAAGCCGAGCCTGCCGACCGGCATGCGCGTCGACCTCGAACTCCTCGATGAGCGCCGATTCCGAAACGGCGTCGTACACCTCCGCTACCGCCCTCTCGGGCAGTGA
- a CDS encoding VOC family protein, translating to MRAQDQRTGPHLTVSDTSEAIAFYTDVFDAVAIQRECLLDGHVVHAELAVGGHRLIVSEWWEAGDPSVAANRDEVLTIERTDPESVLRRAVAAGAHVEPPAAPSHQVTLRDPAGLCWTVVGPQRTG from the coding sequence ATGCGGGCACAGGACCAGCGGACGGGACCGCACCTGACGGTCAGCGACACGAGCGAGGCGATCGCCTTCTACACGGACGTCTTCGACGCCGTGGCCATCCAACGGGAGTGCCTGCTCGACGGGCATGTCGTGCACGCGGAACTGGCCGTCGGCGGTCATCGCCTGATCGTGAGCGAGTGGTGGGAGGCGGGCGACCCGTCGGTGGCCGCGAACCGTGACGAGGTGTTGACCATCGAGCGGACGGACCCCGAGTCGGTGCTGCGGCGGGCGGTGGCCGCGGGCGCCCATGTCGAGCCGCCGGCTGCCCCGTCGCACCAGGTCACGTTGCGCGACCCTGCCGGCCTCTGCTGGACCGTCGTCGGCCCGCAGCGGACGGGGTAG